In Reichenbachiella agarivorans, one genomic interval encodes:
- a CDS encoding acyl carrier protein phosphodiesterase, with protein sequence MNYLAHIFLSFDQEKIAIGNVIADFVKGNKFEVYESGIKNGILIHREIDSFTDNHPLVRQGKRRLSEYRHYSGVIMDMFYDHFLAKNWHQYSDEKLGDFTHRYYLLFEKNRKLIPEKANYLLYHMAKNDWLYHYQFVDGLQSALTGMSQRTPYESGMERATENLMTDYPLLEKEFEEFFGEIINHIHNFTAQLQAE encoded by the coding sequence ATGAATTACCTAGCACATATCTTCCTTTCTTTTGACCAAGAAAAAATAGCCATAGGCAACGTCATAGCTGATTTTGTCAAGGGAAATAAATTTGAAGTATATGAATCTGGGATCAAAAATGGCATTCTGATCCATCGGGAAATCGACTCCTTTACTGATAATCATCCACTAGTCAGACAGGGCAAAAGAAGGCTCTCCGAATACAGACACTACTCTGGTGTGATCATGGATATGTTTTACGATCATTTTTTAGCCAAAAACTGGCACCAATACTCAGATGAAAAGCTAGGCGACTTCACTCATCGATATTATCTTCTCTTTGAGAAAAACAGAAAGTTAATCCCAGAAAAGGCAAATTATTTACTCTATCACATGGCCAAAAATGACTGGCTGTATCACTACCAGTTTGTAGACGGTCTGCAATCTGCACTGACAGGCATGTCTCAACGGACACCATACGAGTCGGGTATGGAGCGTGCCACCGAAAATCTAATGACCGACTATCCTTTACTTGAGAAAGAATTTGAAGAGTTTTTCGGCGAGATTATCAATCATATCCATAATTTTACCGCTCAATTACAAGCGGAATGA
- a CDS encoding tellurite resistance TerB family protein, whose protein sequence is MSNIHLNILIQLAKIDGVIVQQEIDLINEVGKANGLSNEEIREAYEEAVSLDLDNLTGLTDDEKYDVIYSVVQLMKIDGKLYNEEIKYCAKMASRLGYDENVLFELMLKIYADPDLCADKASLKKHIQKYLIS, encoded by the coding sequence ATGTCTAATATCCATCTTAACATCCTCATTCAGCTCGCTAAAATCGATGGAGTCATCGTTCAACAGGAAATTGATTTGATCAACGAAGTGGGAAAGGCCAATGGATTGTCAAATGAAGAAATTAGGGAAGCTTATGAAGAAGCAGTTAGTTTGGATTTGGATAACCTCACAGGGTTGACCGATGATGAAAAGTATGATGTGATCTACTCAGTGGTACAGCTGATGAAAATCGATGGCAAGCTGTACAATGAGGAAATTAAATACTGCGCCAAAATGGCTTCCAGATTGGGATATGACGAGAATGTTCTTTTTGAATTGATGCTCAAAATATATGCTGATCCCGATCTTTGTGCAGACAAGGCATCATTGAAAAAACATATTCAGAAGTACCTTATATCTTGA
- a CDS encoding ComEC/Rec2 family competence protein: MFAWSPIPFVRICAVFIIGILAAHQLPDNLVSQLGYLPVCIGLIFLLVILYSIGIKGKSKTGMGITLLILIGLAGTYRYIGHNADDPKARFNAFSKGSYYTAIIQSYPVTKGHYKIYQVESLHIKSDTTVIAHTELVQLYIKTDSTQTIELQYGDLIQIQGLPFEISAPSNPHEFDYANYMALQKIHLQQFISPDQIQVVKHNLGNPVLASIYRLRQHFENQIISSITSPQEQGIALALLLGIKDRLDGEIKSAYAAVGAMHVLAVSGLHVGVIHYLLLLLFRPFKLAFFKQYLLPILSILMLWTYAMLTGFSPSILRAVTMFSLLIYGQSLDRAPNIYNSISVSAFILLLFNPNQIFSVGFQLSYLAVIGIVYLFDKIYSWWSPSTWLWDKIWTITAVSLAAQIATAPISIYYFHQFPNYFLGSNLFVIPAAFIVMSEGIFLFIANSIFPSIWPGLLMEYSIKSLNWVVNQIYQLPGSLKEWLYLSGGQTILVYLAIIFLLVMIANRKFRYLWPFTICIALITTLGCWSIYQQSTKTEVILYHTRENQFIDRVDGLKVNLYAQNSIQNQELLAYQINPNRLQSHLAPVDQAVLINQKTYQIDTGMHALVMHSTRFIFLSKGFDPNSIKLKLRTDYLVVGYDAVHSLETINDYFSYKRIILTHTNKKRNIRDMSKDAIAQDIPLISMEDTYCLIKI; this comes from the coding sequence ATGTTTGCTTGGTCACCGATACCCTTTGTTAGAATTTGTGCAGTTTTCATCATAGGAATACTTGCAGCCCATCAATTGCCTGACAATCTTGTTTCCCAATTGGGCTATCTCCCTGTTTGTATTGGATTGATATTTCTTTTGGTTATTTTGTATTCCATTGGGATCAAAGGCAAATCGAAAACAGGAATGGGAATCACGCTTTTGATCCTGATAGGGCTCGCAGGCACCTATCGCTACATAGGTCACAATGCTGACGACCCTAAGGCTAGGTTCAATGCATTTAGCAAAGGCTCTTACTACACAGCTATCATCCAATCGTATCCTGTCACCAAAGGCCACTACAAAATCTACCAAGTAGAAAGCCTCCATATCAAATCAGACACTACAGTCATTGCCCATACCGAACTCGTCCAGCTGTACATAAAGACGGACAGCACGCAGACCATTGAGCTCCAATATGGAGACCTCATACAAATTCAAGGGCTTCCTTTCGAGATATCAGCACCTAGCAATCCTCATGAGTTTGATTATGCCAACTACATGGCTCTACAAAAAATCCACCTCCAGCAATTCATCTCCCCCGACCAAATCCAAGTAGTAAAACATAATCTAGGTAATCCAGTCTTGGCCTCCATTTACAGGCTGAGACAACATTTCGAGAATCAAATTATAAGTAGTATTACTTCACCACAAGAGCAAGGAATTGCGCTGGCTCTGCTACTGGGAATCAAGGATCGTCTAGATGGTGAAATCAAATCCGCCTATGCTGCAGTGGGCGCAATGCACGTATTGGCAGTCTCTGGACTACATGTCGGAGTGATACATTATCTGCTCCTACTTTTGTTTCGTCCTTTCAAACTGGCCTTCTTCAAACAATACCTGTTACCCATACTCAGTATCCTTATGCTCTGGACCTATGCCATGCTGACAGGGTTTTCGCCTTCCATACTAAGAGCCGTTACCATGTTCAGTTTGCTGATATATGGACAATCTCTCGACAGGGCTCCTAATATCTACAATTCTATCTCTGTATCTGCCTTTATCCTACTACTTTTCAATCCCAATCAGATTTTTTCAGTGGGTTTCCAACTATCCTATTTAGCTGTGATAGGCATCGTTTACTTATTTGACAAAATTTATTCTTGGTGGAGTCCGTCCACATGGCTGTGGGACAAAATATGGACAATTACTGCTGTATCCCTCGCTGCACAGATCGCCACAGCTCCTATTAGCATCTACTATTTCCATCAATTTCCTAATTACTTTTTGGGATCGAACCTCTTCGTCATTCCAGCGGCGTTTATAGTCATGTCCGAGGGCATATTCCTCTTCATCGCCAACAGTATATTTCCTAGTATCTGGCCAGGTCTTTTGATGGAGTATAGCATCAAGAGTCTCAATTGGGTAGTCAATCAAATCTATCAATTACCAGGTAGCCTCAAAGAATGGCTCTATCTCTCAGGTGGGCAAACTATCTTGGTGTATTTAGCAATAATATTCCTACTTGTGATGATCGCCAATAGGAAATTCAGGTACTTATGGCCCTTCACGATCTGCATTGCTTTGATCACAACACTAGGCTGCTGGAGTATCTATCAACAATCCACCAAGACAGAGGTGATTCTGTACCACACTAGAGAGAATCAATTCATCGATCGAGTAGATGGATTGAAAGTCAATCTGTACGCGCAGAATTCCATTCAAAACCAAGAACTGCTAGCTTATCAAATCAATCCAAACAGGCTACAATCACACCTAGCCCCAGTAGATCAGGCTGTGCTAATTAATCAAAAAACTTACCAAATCGACACGGGCATGCACGCACTAGTGATGCATAGCACTAGATTTATATTCTTATCAAAGGGATTTGATCCAAACAGCATCAAACTAAAACTAAGGACGGACTACTTGGTAGTAGGATATGATGCTGTACACAGTCTAGAAACAATCAATGACTATTTCAGTTACAAAAGAATCATACTCACTCATACCAACAAGAAAAGAAATATCAGAGACATGAGTAAAGATGCCATCGCACAAGACATCCCACTTATCTCCATGGAGGATACCTACTGCCTGATCAAGATATAA
- a CDS encoding PhoH family protein — protein MVEKTIILENIPLVEFLGSGNENIDELAAAFPKSKIVSRGNEIKIQGPSPEIMKINDVLNSLVDHYHKFGKISTNNVKSYINSEEDVFGEDESEVLVFGTRGIKIAAKSNNQKKLVLSSRKNDIVFAVGPAGTGKTYISVAMAVKALKDRDVKKIIITRPAVEAGENLGFLPGDLKEKIDPYLRPIYDALHDMVPAEKLKFYMETGVIEIAPLAYMRGRTLNHAFILLDEAQNTTPMQIKMFLTRMGPDSKVIITGDMSQIDLPTKQKSGLSEAIHILRDVKGIGFVTLDGKDVVRHRLVRDIIEAYDISAAKD, from the coding sequence TTGGTAGAAAAAACAATAATTCTGGAGAACATTCCACTCGTCGAGTTCCTCGGCTCTGGGAATGAAAACATCGATGAGCTGGCTGCAGCTTTTCCGAAATCAAAGATTGTTTCGAGAGGTAACGAGATCAAAATCCAAGGACCCTCTCCAGAAATCATGAAGATCAATGATGTACTTAATTCCTTGGTAGATCACTACCACAAATTCGGAAAAATCAGCACAAACAACGTCAAGTCCTACATTAATAGTGAAGAAGACGTATTTGGTGAGGATGAAAGTGAAGTCTTGGTTTTTGGCACAAGAGGTATCAAAATAGCAGCCAAATCCAACAACCAAAAGAAGTTGGTTTTAAGTTCTCGAAAAAACGACATAGTGTTTGCAGTAGGTCCAGCAGGTACTGGCAAAACCTACATATCTGTAGCTATGGCTGTCAAAGCACTCAAAGATCGAGATGTTAAAAAAATCATCATTACCAGACCAGCTGTAGAAGCAGGTGAAAACCTAGGTTTTTTACCTGGTGACCTAAAGGAAAAAATAGACCCCTATCTGAGACCGATCTACGATGCACTCCATGATATGGTGCCCGCCGAAAAGCTCAAATTCTACATGGAAACTGGCGTCATTGAGATCGCTCCCCTTGCATACATGCGAGGACGTACTCTCAATCATGCCTTCATTCTGTTGGACGAAGCGCAGAACACTACACCCATGCAAATCAAAATGTTTTTGACCAGAATGGGTCCTGATTCTAAAGTCATCATCACTGGAGACATGTCTCAAATCGACCTGCCTACCAAACAAAAATCGGGACTCAGTGAGGCCATTCACATCCTAAGAGATGTCAAAGGAATAGGCTTTGTGACATTGGATGGAAAAGATGTCGTGAGACATAGATTGGTGAGAGACATCATCGAGGCTTATGATATTTCTGCTGCCAAAGATTAG
- a CDS encoding SAM hydrolase/SAM-dependent halogenase family protein, with product MAIVTFLSDFGLSDHYVAAVKASIIKAHPQTTIVDISHQIAVGDVGHAAHILSSVFRDFPEGTVHLIAVSNSNAKMTKAVAVKLEDHYFVGDDSGIFSLLSEQQPTEAVDLHNEQSAHSTFVARDVLGAVAARLANGQAMTDMGTSVDGLNEFMPTRSKATKQQIAGNIVRIDHYGNLITNIMLRDFAAIQKINDYCPFEVNFRREKIDKINQSFFEVGPGECFVIFDSQGRLQIGVLQGNGSELLGLMVHDQVFIDFKI from the coding sequence ATGGCCATCGTAACTTTTCTTTCTGATTTCGGACTTTCGGATCATTACGTGGCTGCTGTCAAGGCAAGTATCATCAAAGCGCACCCTCAGACTACTATTGTGGATATTTCACATCAGATCGCAGTGGGTGATGTGGGGCATGCGGCACATATTCTTTCTTCGGTTTTTCGTGATTTTCCAGAGGGGACGGTACATTTGATAGCTGTCTCCAATAGCAATGCTAAAATGACAAAGGCCGTTGCTGTCAAATTGGAAGACCACTACTTTGTGGGGGATGATTCTGGGATTTTTTCACTGCTCAGTGAGCAACAACCCACGGAGGCAGTTGATTTGCACAACGAGCAATCGGCTCACTCTACATTTGTAGCACGGGATGTTTTGGGAGCAGTAGCTGCTAGATTGGCCAATGGACAAGCAATGACAGATATGGGTACAAGTGTAGATGGATTAAATGAGTTTATGCCTACCCGATCCAAAGCCACCAAGCAGCAGATTGCAGGTAATATTGTGCGAATCGATCACTATGGCAACTTGATTACCAACATCATGCTGCGTGATTTTGCTGCGATTCAGAAAATCAATGATTATTGTCCTTTTGAGGTGAATTTTAGAAGGGAAAAAATAGACAAGATCAACCAAAGTTTTTTTGAAGTTGGGCCTGGAGAATGTTTTGTGATATTTGATTCACAGGGTAGGTTGCAGATAGGTGTGTTGCAGGGGAACGGGTCTGAGTTGCTAGGGCTGATGGTACACGATCAGGTATTTATAGATTTCAAGATATGA
- a CDS encoding putative quinol monooxygenase: protein MIVRWVKLTIDPNRVEEFVALFTAYRDDIVRFEGCQMVELLQDVDEANVFVTHSHWDSEEALNKYRNSELFGQIWPATKLLFIAIPEVSSYFRK, encoded by the coding sequence ATGATTGTACGTTGGGTCAAGTTAACCATAGATCCCAATAGGGTAGAAGAGTTTGTAGCATTGTTTACAGCATATAGGGATGATATTGTTCGGTTTGAGGGTTGTCAGATGGTAGAGTTGCTACAGGATGTGGATGAAGCCAATGTCTTTGTGACGCACAGCCATTGGGATTCTGAGGAGGCTCTCAATAAATATAGAAATTCAGAATTGTTTGGTCAGATTTGGCCTGCAACCAAGCTGTTGTTCATAGCAATACCTGAGGTAAGTAGTTATTTTCGAAAATAG
- the mraZ gene encoding division/cell wall cluster transcriptional repressor MraZ, producing MAFFTSEYECKLDAKGRLALPAKIKANLPEVSSNELVVMKGFDPNLVVYTMLEFKKIQSKFASLSDFDTDQRRLKRNFFRSVAPVELDSAGRFLIPKAWIDHAKLEKNVIVIGTGSTVEIWNPDLYNQYLIEDSEEYSDLAKKFLDE from the coding sequence ATGGCTTTTTTTACAAGCGAGTACGAGTGTAAGTTAGATGCTAAGGGTAGATTGGCCTTACCTGCGAAGATCAAGGCTAATCTACCCGAAGTGTCTAGCAATGAGCTAGTTGTCATGAAGGGGTTTGATCCTAACTTGGTGGTATACACCATGCTGGAGTTCAAAAAAATTCAGAGCAAGTTTGCCTCATTAAGTGATTTTGATACCGACCAAAGAAGATTGAAAAGAAACTTTTTCCGCAGTGTTGCCCCCGTAGAATTAGACAGTGCAGGACGTTTTTTGATACCCAAAGCATGGATCGACCATGCCAAACTGGAGAAGAACGTGATTGTCATTGGTACAGGTAGTACTGTGGAGATCTGGAACCCTGATCTGTACAACCAATATTTGATTGAAGACAGTGAGGAGTATTCAGATTTGGCTAAAAAATTCCTAGATGAATGA